In Chitinophaga nivalis, a single genomic region encodes these proteins:
- a CDS encoding carboxy terminal-processing peptidase produces the protein MKAFIPGSRLLLTCCAVATGMAAMAQAPADPNKIPAYHSAVITHTIDKIKKKHFNPKPIDDTYSAAVWNRFIYTLDPNSYFFLQGDIAQLAGYKHQIDDELNTGSTAFFDATYKLYSERVKEASQLCTEILATPFDFSKKESVMGWRKELPFPANKTERAELWRKLLKYYTLRHYMEMKVAAGDSAVTLAGVDTAIEAKAREKVRKFYESFFRQAMGNKSAEEKFTQYVTVVTMEIDPHTVYAGPKDQSFNEALNKRYFGLGMELGTKEADYYVKRLLPGGTAYRSGEVKENDNIIAVADSKGDMLPVTGLAANEVTGMIRGEKGTAVKMTLQQPGEKARVVTVRRDEVIDMENRAKSAVVEKDGKRFGYIYLPMFYTDVTGNKTNGAFNDVAREVEKLKEEEVAGIIMDLRGNGGGALDEVVRMGACFVPGGPMSWLRAKTVINRYNSPEMPPLYDGPLTVLVDENSASASEIFAAAMQDLGRGLIIGTSSTFGKGTAQMNVNIGKLGDPQQGTTDVSYGSMRLTVEKFYRINGTSTQLKGVIPDIILQDKMNLLSFVEKDFTSALAFDTVGVMPFKRVPLTFDYNTVVEKARTRIARNTAYMAVAANTQRLKALTAQPAALDLATFRAQYLQSAGYEKAIRDAKVLQDSQRLIVSLSANRSINPLLRKDEAEKTTNKDWLQRISTDVYIAETIQVMEDMLTHPMAATNTH, from the coding sequence ATGAAAGCATTCATACCAGGTTCCCGGCTATTACTAACCTGTTGTGCAGTCGCCACGGGAATGGCTGCTATGGCGCAGGCGCCTGCTGATCCTAATAAAATACCCGCCTATCACAGTGCTGTCATTACCCATACCATTGATAAGATAAAGAAGAAACATTTCAATCCTAAACCCATTGATGATACTTATTCAGCGGCGGTATGGAACCGGTTTATCTATACACTGGATCCCAACAGCTATTTTTTTCTGCAGGGAGATATCGCACAGCTCGCAGGATATAAACATCAAATAGATGATGAGCTGAATACGGGCAGCACTGCTTTTTTTGATGCTACGTATAAGCTGTACAGTGAGCGGGTAAAGGAAGCCAGTCAGTTATGTACGGAGATCCTCGCCACTCCATTCGATTTCAGTAAAAAAGAATCAGTGATGGGATGGCGAAAAGAATTACCCTTTCCTGCCAATAAAACGGAAAGGGCGGAATTGTGGCGGAAGTTGTTGAAATATTATACCCTCCGGCATTATATGGAGATGAAGGTTGCTGCCGGAGATTCCGCTGTTACCCTTGCAGGTGTTGATACTGCCATCGAAGCGAAGGCCCGGGAAAAAGTGAGGAAGTTTTATGAAAGCTTCTTCCGGCAGGCTATGGGCAACAAATCGGCAGAAGAAAAATTTACGCAGTATGTAACGGTTGTAACCATGGAAATAGATCCGCATACTGTGTATGCAGGCCCGAAAGACCAGTCGTTTAATGAAGCGCTCAATAAACGTTATTTCGGTCTGGGTATGGAACTGGGTACAAAAGAAGCAGATTATTATGTAAAAAGATTACTGCCGGGTGGTACTGCTTACCGGAGCGGCGAGGTAAAGGAAAATGATAACATCATTGCTGTAGCCGACAGTAAGGGCGATATGTTACCCGTAACCGGACTGGCAGCAAACGAGGTAACGGGGATGATACGCGGGGAAAAAGGAACGGCCGTAAAAATGACCTTGCAGCAACCCGGTGAAAAAGCCAGGGTGGTTACCGTCCGGAGAGATGAAGTCATTGATATGGAGAACCGGGCGAAAAGTGCTGTGGTGGAAAAAGACGGAAAACGTTTTGGCTATATCTACCTGCCTATGTTTTATACCGATGTTACCGGCAATAAAACCAATGGTGCTTTCAATGATGTGGCCCGGGAAGTAGAGAAACTGAAAGAGGAAGAAGTAGCGGGTATTATCATGGATCTCCGTGGAAACGGCGGCGGTGCATTGGATGAAGTGGTGAGAATGGGTGCCTGCTTTGTGCCGGGTGGACCTATGAGCTGGCTGCGTGCCAAGACAGTCATCAACCGGTATAACTCTCCGGAGATGCCTCCGTTGTATGATGGTCCGTTGACGGTATTGGTAGATGAAAACAGTGCATCCGCCTCTGAAATATTTGCAGCAGCAATGCAGGATCTGGGACGTGGTCTCATCATCGGTACCTCGTCTACTTTTGGAAAAGGAACTGCCCAGATGAATGTGAATATCGGTAAACTGGGCGATCCGCAGCAAGGTACAACGGATGTGAGCTATGGTAGCATGCGCCTGACAGTGGAGAAGTTTTACCGTATTAACGGCACCTCTACGCAGCTGAAAGGCGTCATCCCGGATATTATACTGCAGGATAAAATGAACCTGCTCTCTTTCGTGGAAAAAGATTTTACGTCGGCGCTGGCGTTTGATACCGTTGGGGTAATGCCTTTCAAACGGGTGCCGCTGACCTTTGATTATAATACTGTGGTGGAAAAGGCACGTACGCGTATAGCACGCAACACTGCATATATGGCGGTGGCAGCAAATACACAGCGACTGAAAGCACTGACCGCGCAACCCGCTGCACTGGATCTGGCCACATTCAGGGCGCAATACCTGCAATCTGCCGGCTATGAAAAAGCAATCCGGGACGCCAAAGTGCTGCAGGACAGCCAGCGGCTGATTGTCTCCTTATCCGCCAACAGAAGTATTAATCCGTTACTACGGAAAGATGAAGCGGAGAAAACGACCAACAAAGATTGGTTGCAGCGCATCAGTACCGACGTTTATATCGCCGAAACGATACAGGTAATGGAAGATATGCTTACCCATCCCATGGCAGCTACCAATACCCATTAA
- a CDS encoding RagB/SusD family nutrient uptake outer membrane protein, giving the protein MMSCKKFLAEYSQTDVTPKSTGDFAEILYSDGYPDSRTLLQPWMVFLDDDAESYNGPIIDNTKFMPGGGAIFQWQPDYIVRTAAAGNTTSLNSWGTYYHLLLGTNVVLQYLDNAIGTQEEKDLYKGEAYTLRAFYHFMLVNIYAKPYNDSTTTPDKSPGVPIRVSANLSDNFLSRNTVQEVYEQITKDLDNAIALLDKQKKNREVYRISHTAAHLLASRVYLYMEKWDKAIEHADKVLLYHPQLMDLNTWGGVPNPEEKPLVGQYNLETIWCYGRPEEQSDLPYAIAYEISHDLVKTFADNDLRKQIGIYETPEFMKEFLAADFGQAKYVGENSSAKMRLPNSWRSAEAYLNRAEAYIQQYRTKGNAGAAAQALNSLNTLRASRTDRASFTPWELKPADQLLQMCRDERRRELFREEAHRWFDLRRYGMPAIRHVYRPDRNSVQIFRLPARDPQYVMPIPDEVLTRNPVLVQNPLFSGTRLPE; this is encoded by the coding sequence ATGATGTCTTGCAAGAAGTTTTTGGCAGAGTATTCCCAGACAGATGTAACCCCTAAATCAACAGGAGATTTTGCGGAAATCCTGTATTCCGACGGCTATCCGGATTCCAGAACCTTGTTACAGCCCTGGATGGTATTCCTGGATGATGATGCAGAAAGTTATAATGGTCCCATCATCGATAACACAAAGTTTATGCCCGGTGGTGGCGCCATCTTCCAATGGCAACCGGATTACATTGTCAGAACTGCGGCAGCCGGTAATACTACCAGCCTGAATTCCTGGGGTACCTATTACCATTTACTGTTGGGCACTAATGTGGTATTACAATACCTGGATAATGCCATCGGTACCCAGGAAGAAAAAGACCTGTATAAAGGAGAAGCCTATACGTTAAGGGCGTTCTATCATTTTATGCTGGTCAATATCTATGCAAAGCCTTACAATGATTCTACCACCACGCCGGATAAAAGTCCAGGTGTTCCTATCCGGGTGAGTGCCAATCTCTCCGATAACTTCCTGTCCAGAAATACCGTGCAGGAAGTGTATGAGCAGATTACCAAAGACCTGGACAACGCTATAGCGTTGCTGGATAAGCAGAAAAAGAACCGGGAAGTTTACCGGATCTCTCATACGGCGGCGCATTTGCTGGCCAGCCGCGTATACCTGTATATGGAAAAATGGGACAAAGCGATTGAACATGCGGATAAGGTATTGTTGTATCATCCGCAGCTGATGGACCTGAATACCTGGGGCGGCGTGCCAAATCCGGAAGAGAAGCCACTGGTGGGACAATATAACCTGGAAACGATCTGGTGCTATGGTAGGCCGGAAGAACAATCCGATCTGCCTTATGCCATTGCCTATGAGATTTCACATGATCTCGTCAAGACGTTTGCCGATAATGACCTGCGTAAGCAAATAGGTATTTATGAGACCCCGGAGTTTATGAAAGAGTTTTTAGCGGCAGACTTTGGGCAGGCGAAATATGTGGGAGAGAATAGTTCGGCCAAAATGCGGCTGCCCAATTCCTGGCGTAGTGCAGAAGCCTACCTGAATCGCGCGGAAGCATACATACAACAATATAGAACCAAAGGAAATGCAGGTGCAGCCGCACAAGCCCTGAACAGTTTAAATACCTTACGGGCCAGCAGAACAGACCGGGCTTCCTTTACGCCCTGGGAACTGAAACCGGCGGATCAGCTGTTGCAAATGTGCCGGGATGAACGCCGCCGGGAATTATTCCGGGAAGAAGCGCATCGTTGGTTTGACTTGCGGCGTTATGGCATGCCTGCCATCCGGCATGTGTACCGGCCCGACCGGAATTCGGTGCAAATATTCCGGCTGCCGGCGCGCGACCCGCAATATGTAATGCCGATTCCCGATGAAGTGCTGACCCGCAATCCGGTTTTGGTACAAAATCCTTTGTTCTCCGGAACACGACTACCTGAATAA
- a CDS encoding SusC/RagA family TonB-linked outer membrane protein: MLMFILLLMGYGTLAQEPGKSPLLSSKVSYQANKLPLSKVLKDLRTQMHIRFTYNSELIRQQPPVTVKMQAVTLEALLKQILENTGLHFTEEMGGIIIYETGKTEAVTAEVSVVLRGRVTDPQGTPLGGVSVKALTSKEMTITQPDGFFMLLAKEKEQVSLSLIGMKTMLYTAIPTKEPLLFFKMDTIVRAIQEVVVNGYQKIDPRLSTGSVLKLSAAEVLQPGQPTIDKMLQGKIPGLMVVNNSGGVNAKPTLRIRGTATLIGNASPLWVIDGMIRPDPVDVSSSLLNNLLSNPAQSNYELMGNAISGVNPYDIESLTFLRDAAATSIYGTRAANGVIVVTTKRGKAGPIQLSYNTNISFQSRPSYGRMKLMNSKERVAFSRQLQEDHIIFNELASGFDEELSYEGLLKSLYARRITEAQFYEKVGTLETRNTDWFKLLFRNQMSMQHSLSMSGGAGKTTYYASLSYAANNGAAKQDGNKMYAANMNVRSQVGKNINLDITLQSSYRKAKGYYSTVNPLSYALQTSRIYDPYEFYPLSIPPELKSNWSDMEPRNAPVTYNLLNEIEHSENSSGNRSTSLNFSLDYKMGRGWYFRNSSNIIMDAADGFSAADEQTYDIALKRGWDYRTIPSRAKVQNSPLPAGGMAYIMHQNSMALGMRNSIDYSTGLFKDRDQFNFTLGNEIRSESSSGYISEEPGYFPERGKSFYSTERSRFQLGKHYLTNTLNNAVSYYGTIAYSLMNRYIVSGTIRTDGSNRFGQYSNSRFLPNYSISARWNAAMEGWFPTRSLITDWQVRTSYGTQGNVVAAVGPGLIATYAPNGSANDPVTGIPYLRIKSLPYPDLRWEKTYQWNIGTNFAMFDNRLKVNVEYYAKKTVDVLDRIKIPFEYGMDVMYRNGNILLNSGWETMINVDIIRKKNTGFSLSLFTSRNKNSIADLYATDDYASFFTGTGRLPGKAVSGFYSYIYKGLNANSGLPMFDKMDGKEKTTNPDDFLVYSGQMFPKFTGSIQPVFRYRSFSISAMFFVSLGSSKRLNTPFVRTAERNGVPAPFANVSTDYLNRWRKPGDEQYTDIPGITDYAPLDQYLIVPYRSGKVTNGSDFTIKVDPYTAYNQSDLRTISNNYIRCNAINMSYTIPPMRLAGTGIKNLGVGFAVNNVFTIANRKLEGQDPEIDGAGSTALPITRQYAFSLNATF, translated from the coding sequence ATGTTAATGTTTATACTGCTGCTGATGGGCTATGGTACGCTGGCGCAGGAGCCGGGAAAATCGCCGCTGCTCTCCAGTAAAGTATCTTATCAGGCCAATAAATTGCCGCTGAGCAAGGTATTGAAAGACCTCCGCACGCAAATGCATATACGCTTTACCTACAACAGTGAACTGATCCGGCAACAACCGCCGGTAACAGTGAAAATGCAGGCGGTCACGCTGGAAGCGCTCCTGAAGCAGATTCTGGAGAATACCGGTTTGCATTTTACTGAAGAGATGGGGGGAATCATTATCTATGAAACCGGAAAGACGGAGGCTGTTACAGCTGAAGTATCCGTGGTGCTGCGGGGACGGGTAACCGACCCGCAGGGCACACCACTGGGAGGCGTAAGTGTGAAAGCGCTTACTTCCAAGGAAATGACCATCACACAGCCGGATGGTTTTTTTATGCTGCTGGCGAAAGAGAAGGAGCAAGTCAGTCTTTCCCTGATAGGGATGAAAACGATGTTGTATACAGCGATACCTACGAAGGAACCTTTGTTGTTTTTTAAAATGGATACCATCGTGCGGGCTATCCAGGAAGTAGTGGTGAATGGCTATCAGAAAATTGATCCCCGTTTATCTACCGGCTCCGTATTAAAGTTGAGTGCTGCAGAAGTATTGCAGCCCGGGCAACCTACGATCGACAAAATGCTGCAGGGAAAAATACCCGGGCTGATGGTGGTGAATAATTCCGGTGGCGTGAATGCCAAACCAACCCTCCGCATCAGGGGAACAGCTACTTTAATCGGTAATGCATCTCCTCTTTGGGTGATAGACGGGATGATACGCCCCGACCCCGTAGATGTTTCTTCTTCGCTGCTGAATAATTTGTTGTCCAATCCGGCCCAGTCCAACTATGAATTAATGGGCAATGCTATCAGTGGCGTGAACCCTTATGATATTGAAAGCCTGACTTTTTTAAGAGATGCGGCGGCTACTTCCATTTATGGTACCCGTGCAGCCAACGGCGTTATTGTGGTGACGACCAAACGAGGTAAGGCCGGGCCGATACAGCTGAGTTATAATACCAATATCTCTTTTCAGTCGCGCCCTTCCTACGGGCGGATGAAGCTCATGAACTCAAAAGAACGTGTCGCTTTTTCGAGACAGCTGCAGGAAGACCATATCATCTTTAATGAACTGGCCAGTGGTTTTGACGAAGAATTATCCTATGAAGGCCTATTGAAATCCTTGTATGCCAGGCGTATTACAGAAGCTCAGTTCTATGAAAAGGTAGGTACGCTGGAGACGCGCAATACCGACTGGTTTAAATTATTGTTTCGTAACCAGATGAGCATGCAGCACTCCCTGAGTATGAGTGGGGGAGCGGGTAAAACCACGTACTATGCGTCGCTCAGTTATGCGGCCAACAACGGTGCGGCCAAACAGGATGGCAATAAAATGTATGCAGCCAACATGAACGTACGATCTCAGGTTGGTAAAAACATTAACCTGGACATCACCCTGCAAAGCAGCTATCGCAAGGCGAAAGGATATTATAGTACGGTGAATCCCTTATCCTATGCGCTACAGACAAGCCGTATCTACGATCCCTATGAATTTTATCCCTTATCCATACCACCGGAGTTAAAGAGTAACTGGAGTGACATGGAGCCCCGCAATGCGCCGGTGACCTATAACCTGCTGAATGAAATTGAACATTCGGAAAACAGTAGCGGCAACCGTTCTACCAGTTTAAACTTTTCCCTGGATTATAAGATGGGGAGAGGATGGTATTTCCGGAATTCGTCTAACATCATTATGGATGCAGCCGATGGTTTCTCCGCGGCAGATGAGCAAACGTATGACATTGCATTAAAACGGGGATGGGACTATCGTACTATCCCGAGTCGCGCCAAGGTACAAAACTCTCCCTTGCCTGCCGGCGGGATGGCCTATATCATGCATCAAAACAGTATGGCATTGGGGATGAGAAACAGTATTGATTATAGTACCGGACTTTTTAAAGACCGCGATCAGTTTAACTTTACGCTGGGTAATGAAATCAGGAGCGAATCCTCATCAGGTTATATTTCTGAGGAACCAGGATATTTCCCGGAGAGGGGAAAATCATTTTATTCAACGGAAAGAAGCCGTTTCCAGTTAGGTAAGCACTATCTTACCAATACCCTGAATAATGCAGTTTCCTATTATGGAACCATTGCCTATAGCCTCATGAACCGCTATATCGTTAGTGGTACCATCAGAACGGATGGTTCCAACAGGTTCGGACAATATTCCAACTCCCGTTTTTTACCTAACTACAGTATCTCCGCCCGCTGGAATGCGGCGATGGAGGGCTGGTTCCCGACCAGGTCGCTGATTACAGACTGGCAGGTGCGCACTTCTTACGGTACACAGGGGAATGTGGTAGCTGCCGTAGGACCTGGGTTGATTGCTACCTATGCGCCCAATGGCAGTGCCAATGATCCGGTTACCGGGATACCCTATTTGCGTATCAAATCATTGCCTTACCCGGATCTGCGCTGGGAAAAAACCTATCAATGGAATATCGGAACCAATTTCGCCATGTTTGATAACCGGTTAAAAGTAAATGTGGAATACTACGCCAAAAAAACCGTGGATGTATTGGACAGAATAAAAATTCCCTTTGAATATGGGATGGATGTGATGTACAGAAATGGCAATATTTTGCTGAACAGCGGATGGGAAACAATGATTAATGTAGATATCATTCGTAAAAAGAATACCGGTTTCTCGCTCTCTTTATTCACCAGCAGAAATAAAAACAGTATTGCTGATTTATATGCCACGGATGATTATGCCTCCTTTTTCACTGGCACCGGCCGGTTGCCTGGTAAGGCTGTCAGCGGATTTTATTCCTATATCTACAAAGGCTTGAATGCTAACTCGGGATTACCCATGTTTGACAAAATGGATGGGAAAGAAAAAACAACGAATCCGGATGATTTTCTCGTATACTCCGGGCAGATGTTTCCCAAGTTTACCGGCTCTATTCAACCGGTATTCAGGTACAGGTCATTTTCTATATCAGCGATGTTTTTTGTTAGTCTGGGAAGCAGCAAACGCCTGAATACCCCTTTCGTACGAACAGCTGAGCGGAATGGCGTACCAGCACCTTTTGCCAATGTGAGCACGGATTACCTGAACCGCTGGCGCAAACCAGGAGATGAACAGTATACAGATATTCCGGGTATTACGGATTATGCGCCCCTGGATCAATACCTGATCGTGCCTTATCGTTCCGGTAAAGTCACCAATGGAAGTGATTTCACGATAAAGGTAGATCCCTATACTGCTTATAACCAATCGGATCTCCGAACCATCAGCAATAACTATATCCGGTGTAACGCCATCAATATGAGTTATACTATTCCGCCTATGAGACTGGCAGGTACCGGGATTAAAAACCTGGGAGTAGGCTTTGCGGTGAACAACGTATTTACCATTGCTAACCGTAAACTGGAAGGGCAGGATCCGGAGATAGACGGGGCTGGCAGTACAGCATTGCCCATCACACGGCAATATGCCTTTAGCCTGAATGCGACCTTTTAA
- a CDS encoding FecR family protein, with protein MTDHKSDNDIDWDKLLELLDGKEAEASLNEAEIAALAAAREMRARMGAGKFSAAEGWQLFVQERDKRKGRMMRLVKITIAALLILAVGAGLWIMQPAHQPVEVADEIPAGKVRLKLADGRAITIGKDTQVIKNNAGAQIQAAPASLIYTAGGAGEKITAMDTLEVPRGIRFSLKLADGTLVWLNAASRLIYPATFNSTAREVYIEGEAFFEVASNARQPFIVHAGKTAMKVLGTAFNVNTYGPLITATLSSGRLLVTAGQSQTILLPDEQALYNEQDATLRKRTVESRIFTAWKEGDLFFEDATLLDITTILGRNYDYHFVFEDKNLEQLSFTLDMRRPDALQDALNLISKSMPQLHFRVTGKTIYITKRL; from the coding sequence ATGACCGATCATAAATCTGATAATGATATAGACTGGGATAAGCTGCTGGAACTGCTGGATGGCAAAGAGGCAGAGGCTTCGCTGAATGAAGCGGAGATAGCGGCCCTGGCAGCGGCACGTGAAATGCGTGCCAGGATGGGGGCCGGGAAGTTCTCTGCAGCGGAAGGCTGGCAGCTTTTTGTACAGGAGCGCGACAAACGAAAAGGCCGGATGATGCGGCTGGTAAAAATCACGATAGCTGCTTTGCTGATATTGGCGGTGGGCGCGGGGTTATGGATCATGCAGCCTGCCCATCAACCGGTGGAGGTGGCAGATGAAATACCCGCTGGTAAAGTGCGGTTGAAACTCGCGGATGGCCGCGCCATCACGATTGGTAAGGATACGCAGGTCATTAAAAACAATGCAGGTGCACAGATACAGGCGGCGCCTGCCTCTTTGATATATACTGCCGGTGGCGCCGGTGAAAAGATAACGGCTATGGATACACTGGAAGTACCCCGGGGTATCCGGTTTTCCCTCAAACTGGCGGATGGTACCCTCGTATGGCTTAATGCCGCCTCCCGGCTTATTTATCCCGCTACCTTTAATAGCACTGCCCGGGAGGTTTATATAGAGGGGGAAGCCTTCTTTGAAGTGGCGTCCAATGCACGCCAGCCATTTATTGTGCATGCGGGTAAAACAGCCATGAAAGTACTGGGAACGGCCTTTAATGTAAATACCTATGGCCCGCTGATCACCGCCACATTGAGCAGTGGCCGGTTACTGGTGACAGCCGGTCAGTCGCAAACCATACTCCTGCCGGATGAACAGGCACTATACAATGAGCAGGATGCCACGCTACGGAAAAGAACGGTGGAAAGCAGAATTTTCACCGCCTGGAAAGAAGGCGACCTGTTTTTTGAAGATGCTACGCTGCTGGATATAACCACTATCCTGGGCCGTAATTATGATTATCATTTTGTATTTGAAGATAAAAACCTGGAACAATTAAGCTTTACACTCGATATGCGCCGGCCCGATGCCTTGCAGGACGCATTGAACCTGATCAGCAAAAGTATGCCGCAGCTGCATTTCAGGGTAACAGGTAAAACCATATATATAACAAAACGTCTGTGA
- a CDS encoding RNA polymerase sigma-70 factor: MEINPEIFLLCTGNNECAKRVMHQPRSNEVVSFEEQFKLHYVFLCTVAYYVVADEDAARDIVQDFFLYCWNKRDLIRITHDFKSYAVRAIRNASLNYLKKSGKTKLEEIHVIEALTSHFPPEEEGNEEQRNRALWEAVARLPEQRRKIFLMSNRDGLKYKDVATVLGISVNTVKTQIKLALQFLRKECGWMTQLIALITLIYDRS; this comes from the coding sequence ATGGAAATAAATCCGGAAATTTTTCTACTTTGTACGGGTAACAATGAATGTGCAAAGCGGGTTATGCATCAACCAAGGTCAAATGAAGTTGTCTCGTTCGAGGAGCAATTTAAGCTTCACTATGTGTTTTTATGTACGGTTGCTTATTATGTAGTAGCAGATGAAGATGCTGCCAGGGATATCGTGCAGGATTTTTTCCTCTATTGCTGGAATAAGCGTGATTTGATCCGGATTACACATGATTTTAAAAGTTATGCGGTGCGCGCGATACGGAATGCTTCCCTGAATTATCTTAAAAAATCAGGTAAAACAAAGCTGGAAGAAATCCATGTAATAGAAGCGTTGACCAGCCATTTTCCTCCGGAAGAAGAAGGAAATGAGGAACAGCGTAACCGGGCGCTATGGGAGGCCGTAGCGCGATTGCCGGAACAACGCCGGAAGATATTTCTGATGAGTAATCGCGATGGATTAAAATATAAAGATGTTGCTACGGTGCTCGGTATTTCTGTTAATACAGTCAAAACACAGATAAAACTGGCCCTGCAGTTTTTACGGAAGGAATGTGGATGGATGACCCAATTGATAGCCCTAATTACGTTAATATATGACCGATCATAA